A genomic region of Fodinisporobacter ferrooxydans contains the following coding sequences:
- a CDS encoding Fic family protein — protein MFDKVNQLKEKLDSKRPLPTGMVKNLREVIRIEWTYNSNAIEGNTLSLLETKMVVEEGLTIGGKRLKEHFEAINHAEAIDFVEELVGKQEPLTERILKQIHYLVLKNIDNENAGKYRGYNVGISGSIHNPVNHVKVPEEMEQLFAWYRENETILHPVELASMFHFKLVFIHPFIDGNGRTARLGMNLILMQHGYPPAIIKAKPEQRIKYYECLEKASVDMELTPFIRLVTDCVEESLQHYLNAIG, from the coding sequence GTGTTTGATAAAGTGAACCAGTTAAAAGAGAAGCTGGATTCAAAGCGCCCCCTTCCAACGGGAATGGTGAAAAATCTCAGAGAAGTGATTCGTATAGAATGGACGTACAATTCAAATGCAATTGAAGGCAATACTCTTAGCCTGTTAGAAACCAAAATGGTTGTAGAAGAAGGACTTACAATTGGTGGAAAACGGTTAAAAGAACATTTTGAAGCAATCAACCATGCGGAAGCCATTGATTTTGTAGAAGAACTGGTTGGTAAACAAGAGCCACTTACGGAACGCATACTCAAGCAAATTCATTACTTAGTATTAAAAAATATAGATAATGAAAATGCAGGAAAGTATCGCGGTTACAATGTCGGAATTAGTGGAAGCATACACAATCCGGTTAACCATGTGAAGGTTCCAGAAGAAATGGAACAATTGTTTGCATGGTATAGAGAAAATGAGACTATCCTTCATCCGGTGGAATTGGCTTCAATGTTTCACTTTAAATTGGTGTTTATTCACCCGTTTATCGATGGAAATGGGAGGACGGCTCGTTTAGGAATGAATCTAATATTGATGCAACATGGGTATCCTCCCGCTATTATCAAAGCAAAACCAGAACAGCGTATAAAATACTACGAATGCTTGGAAAAGGCAAGTGTAGATATGGAATTGACACCCTTTATTCGATTGGTTACAGATTGTGTAGAAGAAAGTCTCCAACACTATCTAAATGCAATAGGATAA
- a CDS encoding Mov34/MPN/PAD-1 family protein: MFCETPDIERSANIVWDVYDGYFVVFPEQMGTSVTACFVGYMENEIDFIVLQLHSHGRLQAFFSSTDDADEIRTGFYGVIGECHELYPQATFRFSCGGKFVKINPYELFEGEMESVVFLV; this comes from the coding sequence GTGTTCTGTGAGACACCTGACATCGAACGTTCTGCGAATATTGTTTGGGATGTATACGATGGATATTTTGTCGTCTTTCCTGAACAAATGGGAACGTCCGTTACGGCCTGCTTCGTGGGGTATATGGAGAATGAAATCGATTTCATCGTCCTACAACTGCACTCACATGGTCGTTTACAAGCGTTCTTTAGTTCGACAGACGATGCAGACGAGATTCGTACTGGCTTTTACGGTGTCATCGGAGAATGTCACGAATTGTACCCACAAGCGACTTTTCGCTTTTCCTGTGGAGGCAAATTCGTAAAAATTAATCCTTATGAGTTGTTTGAAGGTGAGATGGAAAGCGTGGTGTTTCTCGTATGA
- a CDS encoding SIR2 family NAD-dependent protein deacylase — protein sequence MNQMVLEYYACKIAQAKNCVVITGAGFSKPCGIPTIHTEVAGRPLHEWFQHKMMVNTPSWYYRVYRLMLREWLRVSPNDAYLQLAKAGFPVITQNIDGLHKKAGTQNLIELHGNLRELICDFCKSVYSSELALQSDRIPYCPSCQEQILRPNVVLEGEPVHHFSLAVDWVGQADVLLVIGTHLRMEPCSQLVKIVEENRGTVFYINTQAETLIPRLLRWPVR from the coding sequence ATGAATCAAATGGTACTGGAGTATTATGCTTGCAAAATTGCGCAGGCCAAGAATTGTGTTGTCATAACTGGAGCAGGATTCAGCAAGCCATGCGGCATTCCAACCATTCATACGGAAGTTGCAGGCCGGCCGCTGCATGAGTGGTTTCAACACAAGATGATGGTGAATACACCTAGCTGGTACTATCGTGTCTATCGGTTGATGCTCAGAGAGTGGCTGCGTGTATCACCCAATGATGCATATCTACAACTTGCCAAGGCAGGATTTCCCGTCATTACACAGAATATCGACGGATTGCACAAGAAGGCAGGTACTCAAAATTTAATCGAGTTGCATGGCAACCTAAGGGAACTTATTTGTGATTTCTGTAAATCTGTTTACAGTAGTGAATTGGCGTTACAATCGGATCGTATTCCATACTGTCCGTCTTGCCAAGAGCAGATATTACGACCAAACGTCGTGTTAGAGGGAGAACCTGTGCACCATTTTTCTCTCGCAGTCGATTGGGTAGGGCAAGCGGATGTTTTGCTGGTCATAGGTACACATTTGCGGATGGAACCATGCAGCCAACTTGTCAAGATTGTGGAAGAGAATCGAGGGACAGTTTTTTATATCAATACGCAAGCGGAGACGCTTATACCAAGGCTTTTACGTTGGCCTGTCCGCTAA
- a CDS encoding IS110 family transposase yields MKYKTKQKQNQRITRITENTLVVGADIAKKIHVARAVDFRGIELGKDCVFHNDQEGLTKLAAWMKELGRIHEKTDIIFGIEPTGHYWFPLAAFLKEQGIQVVVVNPHHVNKSKELEDNSQTKSDYKDAKVIADLIRNGKYSEPNLPTKEYAELRILMNLREKVMVSLIQVKTRITNWFDRYFPEYPQVFKDWEGKASLMTMRQFPTPEEIVSVGARGVLSHWKTEIKRGVGIKRAEQLYATATASIGLTEGLAAARIELTILLQQYDLYGKQEETIMAQVLQILEKIPGTRQMLSIPGVGVLTVAGFLAEVGDLNNYDHGQQIIRLAGLNLTENSSGKRKGKTGISKRGRSRLRGILFRAMLPMVAKNEEFKELHKYYTTRSQNPLKKKQSIIALCGKLVRVLYTLGTKQKEYNANDVLGPVRQAQLQQSAA; encoded by the coding sequence ATGAAGTATAAGACGAAGCAGAAACAGAATCAACGGATTACAAGAATTACCGAGAACACATTGGTGGTTGGAGCTGACATCGCAAAGAAGATACACGTAGCTCGAGCTGTGGATTTCCGTGGAATTGAGCTTGGGAAGGACTGTGTGTTTCACAACGACCAGGAAGGGCTGACGAAGCTGGCAGCGTGGATGAAGGAGCTTGGCCGAATTCATGAGAAAACAGACATTATATTCGGCATTGAACCGACTGGACACTACTGGTTCCCGTTAGCGGCGTTTTTGAAGGAGCAAGGCATTCAGGTTGTTGTTGTCAATCCGCATCATGTGAACAAGAGCAAGGAGCTCGAGGACAACTCACAGACCAAAAGCGACTACAAGGATGCAAAAGTCATTGCCGACCTCATTCGGAATGGAAAGTACTCAGAACCTAACTTACCGACCAAGGAATACGCAGAATTACGCATTCTGATGAATCTTCGCGAGAAGGTCATGGTGAGCTTGATTCAAGTGAAAACACGGATCACAAACTGGTTTGACCGCTACTTTCCAGAGTATCCACAGGTATTTAAGGACTGGGAAGGGAAAGCGTCCCTCATGACCATGCGTCAGTTTCCAACTCCAGAGGAGATTGTCTCCGTAGGCGCCAGAGGCGTTCTCTCACATTGGAAGACGGAAATCAAGCGTGGGGTGGGCATTAAGAGAGCGGAGCAGCTCTATGCGACCGCAACGGCTTCCATCGGGCTTACCGAGGGACTGGCAGCGGCTCGAATCGAGCTGACTATCTTGCTGCAGCAGTACGATCTGTATGGCAAGCAGGAAGAAACCATTATGGCGCAAGTCTTGCAGATTCTTGAGAAGATCCCCGGAACTCGGCAGATGCTGAGCATCCCAGGGGTTGGTGTTCTGACCGTCGCCGGTTTCCTAGCGGAGGTTGGCGATCTCAACAACTATGATCACGGACAGCAAATCATCCGCTTGGCTGGACTGAATTTGACTGAGAATAGTTCTGGAAAACGGAAGGGGAAAACGGGGATCAGCAAGCGGGGTCGTTCTCGATTAAGAGGCATCTTGTTTCGCGCCATGCTACCGATGGTGGCCAAAAACGAAGAATTTAAAGAGCTGCACAAGTATTACACGACACGTAGTCAGAATCCGTTAAAAAAGAAGCAGTCGATCATCGCCTTATGTGGAAAACTGGTTCGCGTACTTTATACATTGGGGACAAAGCAGAAAGAGTATAACGCAAACGATGTACTGGGGCCAGTCCGACAAGCCCAGCTACAACAAAGTGCAGCATAA
- the thiS gene encoding sulfur carrier protein ThiS, with product MKLIVNGMEKEFQNVKTIADLVHEYRLNERIIIIEHNLEIVPRDQYTEVPVADGDRIEIVHFVGGG from the coding sequence ATGAAACTGATTGTGAACGGTATGGAAAAAGAGTTTCAGAATGTGAAAACAATTGCGGATCTTGTCCATGAATATAGATTAAATGAGAGAATCATAATCATAGAACATAATTTAGAGATTGTTCCGAGAGACCAATATACCGAAGTCCCAGTAGCTGATGGAGATCGAATTGAAATCGTGCACTTCGTCGGCGGCGGTTGA
- a CDS encoding leucyl aminopeptidase family protein, giving the protein MNFIVDRNNGLKAQTVVYPVFKDQMDFEAIHGLTIHSHMGESGKCTWFFGRNQEENILLVGLGEQKKFQMDRLRAAFGTAGRALNQEKQKQVRVSYECLQKLADASCTQVDLVMATVEGWLLGTYAFDAYKSKKAERHVELVQIELETSDALEQAIQLGKIRAEGVIFARELGNEPANRLRPETFVKRIRQQFSNTSVSITVYQGEELEKRQMNGLLSVGKGSKYPPAFVELRYCTDPSKPLVALVGKGMTYDAGGISLKSGRDLSDMRMDMCGAAAVVGALDIIVKSQMAVNLLVLVATAENIPDGGAMLPGDVIQYPNGVTVQVGNTDAEGRLILADALIHAKNLGAVECVDIATLTGACIAALGERMAGVWGDDALVDDLRHVGQFAGDRVWPMPLEDEYEDLLKSHYADISNIGKGPYAGAITAALFLRKFVDPSMKWAHVDMAGPMEATETKGYLVAGATGYGARLLADFVAVRSK; this is encoded by the coding sequence ATGAATTTTATCGTCGATAGAAACAACGGTTTGAAAGCACAAACAGTCGTTTATCCAGTCTTTAAAGATCAAATGGATTTCGAAGCGATTCATGGATTGACGATCCATTCCCATATGGGCGAGTCGGGCAAATGTACATGGTTCTTTGGTCGGAATCAGGAAGAAAATATCCTGCTGGTGGGACTGGGAGAACAAAAAAAATTCCAGATGGATCGCTTGCGTGCTGCGTTTGGAACGGCTGGCAGGGCTCTGAACCAGGAAAAACAAAAGCAAGTGCGGGTTTCCTATGAATGCTTGCAGAAACTAGCGGATGCTTCCTGTACACAGGTAGACCTCGTAATGGCAACGGTAGAGGGCTGGCTGTTGGGAACGTACGCATTTGATGCCTACAAATCCAAAAAAGCAGAACGTCATGTCGAATTGGTGCAAATCGAACTGGAAACTTCCGATGCTTTAGAGCAAGCCATTCAACTTGGGAAAATTCGCGCGGAAGGAGTCATCTTCGCTCGCGAGCTAGGCAATGAGCCGGCGAATCGGTTGCGCCCGGAAACATTTGTGAAGCGTATTCGACAACAGTTTTCCAATACGTCCGTGTCCATTACCGTATACCAGGGAGAAGAGCTTGAAAAACGGCAGATGAACGGTTTGCTATCTGTCGGCAAAGGAAGCAAGTATCCGCCTGCTTTTGTTGAATTGCGTTATTGCACAGATCCTTCAAAACCTTTGGTTGCACTTGTGGGCAAAGGCATGACATATGATGCAGGCGGAATCAGTCTGAAAAGCGGCCGGGACTTAAGCGACATGCGGATGGATATGTGCGGCGCGGCTGCGGTAGTCGGTGCATTGGACATTATCGTAAAAAGCCAAATGGCTGTCAATTTGCTTGTCCTTGTAGCGACTGCCGAAAATATTCCGGATGGCGGCGCGATGCTGCCAGGGGATGTCATTCAGTATCCCAACGGCGTTACTGTACAAGTGGGAAATACGGATGCGGAAGGTCGGCTGATTTTGGCGGACGCGCTCATTCACGCCAAAAATCTTGGTGCAGTCGAATGTGTGGACATTGCGACACTTACCGGTGCATGCATTGCTGCACTTGGCGAACGCATGGCAGGTGTCTGGGGCGATGATGCGCTTGTGGATGATTTGCGCCACGTGGGTCAATTTGCCGGGGATCGTGTTTGGCCGATGCCGTTGGAAGACGAGTATGAAGATTTATTGAAAAGTCACTACGCGGATATCAGCAACATCGGCAAAGGACCTTATGCAGGCGCCATCACGGCTGCTTTATTTTTAAGAAAATTCGTGGATCCTTCGATGAAATGGGCACACGTAGATATGGCGGGTCCAATGGAAGCAACAGAGACAAAGGGTTACCTTGTTGCCGGTGCCACCGGATATGGTGCACGCTTATTGGCTGATTTTGTCGCAGTTCGTTCAAAATAA
- the serA gene encoding phosphoglycerate dehydrogenase, whose protein sequence is MFKVLVADPISELGLQKLYEHPDIQVDIQTGLPEAEIIAIIDQYDALLVRSQTKVTASIIQAGKKLRVIGRAGVGVDNIDVPAATKAGIIVMNAPDGNTISTAELTFAMIMASARKIPQAHQKLKNGTWDRKSFVGVELRNKVLGIIGFGRIGTEVAKRAQAFGMKVMAYDPFMTPEKAEEVGVQAASVNEIVEAADFITVHTPLTKDTKHMISTPQFAKMKRGVRIINCARGGIIDEAALFEAIQNGIVANAALDVYEQEPPTDSPLVGLEQVVVTPHLGASTEEAQINVAIDVAEELVNVLTEQPFKNAVNLPSLPQEVLKSVQPYLELGEKLGLLLAQRIRGRVQSIKCSYAGDLSKISVSPITRTLLKGILSYHYGEEVNYINAPLFAEEQKIQTSEIKSGKHKVFTNLIHVEVTTDEQVYSVAGTLFNGLGPKIVSLDGFTIDANPTGTMLITEHTDTPGIIGQVGTILGTSDINIGSMQVGRKEEGGLAVMVLGIDKPISVELLHLLRNIRGIHSVSEVNL, encoded by the coding sequence ATGTTTAAAGTACTGGTAGCAGATCCAATTTCAGAATTAGGCTTGCAAAAATTGTATGAGCATCCCGATATCCAGGTGGATATCCAAACCGGATTGCCGGAAGCGGAAATTATCGCCATTATTGATCAATATGACGCATTATTGGTTCGCAGCCAAACAAAAGTAACCGCAAGCATTATACAAGCCGGCAAAAAATTGCGCGTGATCGGAAGAGCCGGAGTCGGTGTAGATAATATTGATGTACCTGCCGCAACAAAAGCCGGCATCATCGTCATGAACGCGCCGGATGGAAATACCATTTCTACAGCAGAACTTACATTTGCCATGATTATGGCGAGTGCCCGGAAAATTCCGCAAGCACATCAAAAGCTGAAAAACGGTACATGGGATCGCAAATCTTTTGTGGGTGTCGAACTCCGCAATAAAGTCCTTGGCATTATCGGCTTCGGCAGGATCGGTACCGAAGTAGCCAAACGCGCTCAAGCATTCGGAATGAAAGTAATGGCATATGACCCGTTCATGACGCCGGAAAAGGCGGAAGAAGTCGGTGTGCAAGCAGCTTCTGTCAATGAAATCGTAGAAGCGGCAGATTTTATTACTGTGCATACTCCTTTGACAAAAGATACAAAGCATATGATTTCTACTCCTCAATTCGCCAAAATGAAGCGCGGTGTTCGCATCATTAACTGTGCACGAGGAGGAATCATTGATGAAGCCGCCCTCTTTGAAGCAATTCAAAACGGTATTGTCGCAAATGCAGCTCTTGATGTATATGAACAAGAACCTCCGACAGATTCACCGCTCGTAGGACTTGAGCAAGTGGTGGTAACGCCTCATTTAGGTGCTTCGACAGAAGAAGCGCAAATCAATGTGGCAATTGACGTTGCGGAAGAATTGGTAAACGTATTGACGGAACAACCATTCAAAAATGCCGTCAACCTGCCATCCTTGCCACAAGAAGTTTTGAAAAGCGTGCAGCCATATCTGGAATTGGGTGAAAAACTGGGACTTTTACTTGCGCAACGAATTCGCGGCCGTGTTCAAAGCATCAAATGTTCGTACGCTGGGGATTTGTCAAAAATCAGTGTCAGTCCCATTACACGTACGCTATTAAAAGGGATTCTTTCGTATCATTACGGAGAAGAAGTCAACTATATTAATGCACCTTTGTTTGCGGAAGAACAAAAGATTCAAACAAGCGAAATAAAATCGGGCAAACATAAAGTATTCACCAATTTAATTCATGTAGAAGTCACAACGGATGAACAGGTGTACTCGGTAGCCGGTACGTTATTTAACGGCCTTGGTCCGAAAATTGTGTCTTTGGATGGTTTTACGATCGATGCCAATCCAACTGGCACCATGTTAATTACGGAACATACGGATACTCCTGGAATTATCGGCCAAGTCGGTACCATTCTTGGCACGAGCGATATCAATATCGGGTCGATGCAAGTTGGCAGAAAAGAGGAAGGCGGCTTAGCCGTCATGGTATTGGGAATTGATAAGCCAATCTCCGTGGAGCTTTTACATTTGCTGCGAAATATCCGCGGAATCCACTCGGTATCCGAAGTGAACCTATAA
- a CDS encoding thiazole synthase, whose product MTDSLIIAGKQFQSRLFLGTGKFSDLEIQTKAVDESESEVLTFAIRRLNLENPDAPNFLEQLDLKRFTLLPNTAGAKTVDEAVRIAKLAKASGLCDMIKVEIIGDDRTLLPDPIATLEATKRLVDEGFIVLPYTNDDPILAKKLEEAGAAAIMPGASPIGSGLGILNSHYIQFIIEDAKVPVIIDAGIGSPADAAFAMELGAAGVLLNTAVSGAKDPVRMARAMKLAIQAGRDGFLAGRIARKRYASASSPLEGMIS is encoded by the coding sequence ATGACGGATTCATTGATAATTGCAGGCAAACAGTTTCAATCCCGATTGTTCTTGGGCACTGGGAAATTTTCTGATCTGGAAATTCAAACAAAAGCGGTTGACGAGTCAGAATCGGAAGTTTTGACATTTGCGATTCGACGACTGAATTTAGAAAACCCGGACGCGCCCAATTTTTTGGAGCAATTGGATCTTAAACGGTTTACATTGCTTCCGAATACTGCAGGTGCAAAGACTGTGGATGAGGCGGTCCGGATTGCAAAGCTGGCGAAAGCATCTGGGCTCTGCGATATGATCAAGGTTGAGATTATCGGTGATGATCGGACGCTGCTGCCGGACCCGATTGCTACATTGGAAGCTACAAAACGCTTGGTGGATGAAGGATTTATCGTGTTGCCTTATACAAACGATGATCCGATTCTCGCAAAAAAATTGGAAGAAGCGGGCGCTGCGGCAATCATGCCAGGTGCATCGCCAATTGGATCGGGATTGGGCATTTTAAATTCCCATTACATACAATTTATCATTGAAGATGCAAAAGTTCCTGTTATTATCGATGCTGGCATCGGCTCACCGGCAGATGCTGCGTTTGCAATGGAACTAGGTGCTGCAGGCGTGTTGTTGAATACTGCAGTGTCTGGAGCAAAAGATCCGGTAAGGATGGCACGTGCGATGAAACTCGCAATTCAGGCGGGGAGGGACGGATTCTTGGCTGGTAGGATCGCGAGAAAACGTTACGCAAGTGCAAGCAGTCCACTTGAAGGCATGATTTCCTAA
- a CDS encoding helix-turn-helix domain-containing protein, giving the protein MQKNPGKNLGYKLKILRIKNNWTQKELSKRCGISTPHISSIERGKRNPSLQYAARLSQALDVPIQYFCDVENNMVFYPTGSLPHIHTFSPSIQRLLLNESNTPYLALAQRISEIGESAIPIVYALVDALHTSHTN; this is encoded by the coding sequence ATGCAAAAAAATCCCGGAAAAAATCTTGGTTACAAATTAAAAATTTTACGCATCAAGAATAATTGGACACAAAAAGAGCTATCAAAGCGATGCGGTATTTCTACACCGCACATTTCCTCGATCGAGCGGGGAAAAAGAAACCCTTCTTTACAATACGCGGCTAGGTTGTCGCAAGCGTTGGATGTTCCCATTCAATATTTTTGCGATGTAGAAAACAACATGGTATTTTATCCGACCGGTTCATTGCCGCACATACATACATTTTCACCTTCTATTCAAAGACTCTTGCTGAACGAATCAAATACGCCCTATCTTGCGCTCGCTCAACGAATCTCGGAAATCGGAGAATCTGCCATTCCAATCGTTTATGCATTGGTTGACGCTTTGCATACTTCTCATACCAATTAA
- a CDS encoding PTS glucose transporter subunit IIA, translated as MVGHVTLNGHTRGEGFTAHVKVGDTVKVGDPLITFEKDTIAAQKSLISPVLITNTDRVSAMKPGDSRILYTVVLK; from the coding sequence ATTGTCGGGCATGTAACCTTAAATGGGCATACGCGCGGAGAAGGTTTTACGGCGCATGTTAAGGTGGGGGATACCGTCAAAGTTGGGGATCCTTTGATTACATTTGAGAAAGATACAATTGCGGCACAGAAGTCGTTGATATCGCCAGTGTTGATTACGAATACGGATCGGGTTTCCGCGATGAAACCAGGGGATTCCAGGATATTATACACAGTGGTTTTGAAGTAA
- a CDS encoding GtrA family protein: protein MWLAAASLYTIGVANGYYWNSRIVFVQRGRMWRFGWVSVCCLLVNVGIVRYAPVVVGSVFVARIVATGVSAVVGYVLNRRWTFG, encoded by the coding sequence GTGTGGTTGGCTGCGGCAAGTTTGTACACGATAGGCGTGGCAAACGGCTACTACTGGAACAGCCGGATAGTATTTGTACAACGTGGACGAATGTGGCGGTTTGGGTGGGTGAGTGTCTGCTGCTTGCTCGTAAACGTGGGAATTGTTCGCTATGCGCCTGTTGTGGTTGGCTCAGTTTTTGTGGCGAGGATTGTCGCAACGGGTGTTTCGGCGGTTGTGGGGTATGTGTTGAACAGGCGGTGGACGTTTGGGTAG
- a CDS encoding type II toxin-antitoxin system RelE family toxin: MNSGYKLILRRAAIKFLSKQGKTTKQQIGSAMEGLLKIPPEGDIKVMEGEPGLFRLRVGKNRVLFRIDHTEKIVYVELIGPRGDVYKG; this comes from the coding sequence GTGAACTCGGGCTATAAACTCATTCTTAGACGTGCTGCTATTAAGTTCCTTTCCAAACAAGGCAAAACCACCAAACAACAGATTGGATCGGCAATGGAAGGACTTTTGAAGATCCCGCCAGAAGGAGACATCAAGGTGATGGAGGGCGAACCAGGCCTGTTTCGTTTGCGTGTTGGTAAGAATCGCGTATTGTTTCGTATCGATCACACAGAAAAGATTGTGTACGTTGAACTCATTGGTCCCCGTGGGGACGTATACAAAGGATAG